In Neomonachus schauinslandi chromosome 6, ASM220157v2, whole genome shotgun sequence, a genomic segment contains:
- the BLOC1S2 gene encoding biogenesis of lysosome-related organelles complex 1 subunit 2 isoform X1, with protein MAAAAAAAQGVSATQREEPVRDDAAVETAEEAKEPAEADITELCRDMFSKMATYLTGELTATSEDYKLLENMNKLTSLKYLEMKDIAINISRNLKDLNQKYAGLQPYLDQINVIEEQVAALEQAAYKLDAYSKKLEAKYKKLEKR; from the exons atggcggcggcggctgcggcggctcAGGGTGTCTCCGCGACCCAAAGAGAGGAGCCGGTTCGAG ACGATGCCGCCGTGGAGACAGCTGAGGAGGCAAAGGAGCCGGCTGAGGCTGACATCACTGAGCTCTGCCGGGACATGTTCTCCAAAATGGCAACTTACCTGACTGGGGAACTGACGG cCACCAGCGAAGACTATAAGCTCctggaaaatatgaataaactaaCCAGCCTGAAGTATCTTGAAATGAAAGatattgctataaacattagtAGAAACTTAAAGGACTTAAACCAGAAAT ATGCTGGACTGCAGCCTTATCTGGATCAGATCAATGTAATTGAAGAGCAAGTAGCAGCTCTTGAGCAGGCAGCCTACAAGTTGGATGCATATTCAAAAAAACTGg AAGCCAAGTACAAGAAGCTGGAGAAGCGATGA
- the BLOC1S2 gene encoding biogenesis of lysosome-related organelles complex 1 subunit 2 isoform X2 yields MAAAAAAAQGVSATQREEPVRDDAAVETAEEAKEPAEADITELCRDMFSKMATYLTGELTATSEDYKLLENMNKLTSLKYLEMKDIAINISRNLKDLNQKYAGLQPYLDQINVIEEQVAALEQAAYKLDAYSKKLAKYKKLEKR; encoded by the exons atggcggcggcggctgcggcggctcAGGGTGTCTCCGCGACCCAAAGAGAGGAGCCGGTTCGAG ACGATGCCGCCGTGGAGACAGCTGAGGAGGCAAAGGAGCCGGCTGAGGCTGACATCACTGAGCTCTGCCGGGACATGTTCTCCAAAATGGCAACTTACCTGACTGGGGAACTGACGG cCACCAGCGAAGACTATAAGCTCctggaaaatatgaataaactaaCCAGCCTGAAGTATCTTGAAATGAAAGatattgctataaacattagtAGAAACTTAAAGGACTTAAACCAGAAAT ATGCTGGACTGCAGCCTTATCTGGATCAGATCAATGTAATTGAAGAGCAAGTAGCAGCTCTTGAGCAGGCAGCCTACAAGTTGGATGCATATTCAAAAAAACTGg CCAAGTACAAGAAGCTGGAGAAGCGATGA